AGCAGAACGCTTTCCTTTTTCACCCGCAACCAATAGAACGGCTCCCATAGAAGCAGCAATACCTGTACAGATCGTAGCAACATCTGGCTTGATAATCTGCATCGTGTCATAGATTCCTAAACCTGCATAAACACTTCCTCCAGGAGAGTTGATGTAGATCTGAATATCTTTTGAAGGATCTGCACTTTCTAAGAAAAGTAACTGAGCAGTTACAATGTTTGCCACCTGATCGTCAATTCCTGTTCCTAAGAAAATAATTCTATCCATCATCAAACGAGAGAAAACGTCCATTTGGGCAACGTTTAATCTTCTTTCTTCCATGATGTAAGGCGTAAGATTCGTTGGACCATACATTCCCATATACTGATCGGTAGCCAAACCGCTGTTTCCTAAGTGTTTCGTAGAGAAATCTCTGAATTCTTTTTTAATGTCCATATTTCTATTGGTATTATTTTTTAAAATTTATTTGAAATGTAAATTACAACTTTTATTCCTAAAAATTTATAAGACTTTTTGTCAGTTTAGGCTATTGTTTTTATGTTACAGGTTTTAGGTTTTAGGTTGCAGCTTTCAAAATTGTGAACTCTACGTTGAAGATTAATTATTTTTCTCAGTTATAAATCATCGAATTTCAAACCATCAACCGACAACCGACAACCAAAAACTATCTCTTTCTATCCACATAAATTCCCTTGATAGGCGAATATTCTATAATTTCGCTCAGTCTTATAGAAGCCTGCTTCAGCATGGTGATTTTCTTGATGAGTTCAAAATATTTCACCTCATCACTATTGCTGTATTTTTCGAGCTCAGCAATAGTTTCTTTAATTAAATAATCAATGTAGCGATACTTATGAAGCAAAACATCACCTTTTATTTGATCGGCAACTTTATCACCATAATTTGGTGGATGAATATTTCTAGAACTCCAATTTTCTAAATCATCTAAGGGAAGCAATGCATCAACCACTTTTGTGGTAATCTTTTCGTCCATAAAACTGACAAAAAAACTTCCGCTTCTAAGCTCATCGTTTTGAATACCATCTTTTACCTGATTGATGATAATTTCGTTTCCTTTTACCAGAAACTGATATTGCTCTTCCTCAAAATGATGCAGAATTTCTTCGATGACCGTAATTTGATAATCAGTATTGTTGTCATCTTTTCGCTTTAAAACAACATCTCCAAACATAAGCATATGATCGACTAATTTATTCTCCATGAATAAAACATCATACAAAAACGGGTCGCCTTTTTCTTCATCAAAAGGTACAATCTCCATTTTTACAGGAGCTGCATTGTCCTTTTGCTGTTGTACGTGCTGATTTTGGTTTTGGGTAACTTGTCTCTGAACATCGAGTTCATTAAATAAACTTTGCTCAGAAAGTCCAAATTTATTAGATACTTCCTTTAAATAGACTTCTCTTTTTAAAGCATTTTGTACGAAACCAACAGATTTTACAATATCTCGTATGGCTTCAGCTTTTTTTATCGGATCATTTCCTACTTCCTTTAAAAGAATTTCAGCTTTAAAATCGATAAAATCCAGCGCCTGATTTTCGATGAACTTTTCGACATATTCCTGAGGATGTTTTCTCGCAAAAGAATCAGGGTCATCACCATCGGGAAAAAGAAGAACTCTGATGTTCATTCCTTCTGTCAAAAGCATATCAATACTTCTGAAACTCGCCTTAATTCCCGCATTATCACCATCAAAAAGAATTGTCACATTTTCTGTGAGCCTTTTAATGAGTTTAATTTGCTCGGTCGTTAAAGAAGTTCCGGAACTCGCTACCACATTTTCAATTCCGGACATATGAAGTGAAATCACATCCATATACCCTTCCACCAAAAGACAGATGTTTTTTCTCGAAATCGCCTGTTTGCTTTGGTTTAAACCATACAAAACATTCGATTTATGATAAATTTCTGTTTCCGGAGAATTGAGATATTTAGCCGTTTTAATATTATTTCTAAGAATTCTGGCTCCAAAACCTAAAACTCTGCCCGAAAAACTATGAATTGGGAACATTACCCTTTCACGAAAACGGTCAATTCCGTTCGGAGCATTTTCAGGGAAAATAGAAAGTCCTGATTTTTCTAAAATCTCTTTAGAATAGCCTTTTTCAAGAGCAAATTCAGTGAAAGAATTTTTCTTTTCGGGCGAAAAACCGAGTTGAAATTTTTTAATAATATCATCTTTCAGTTCACGCTCTCTGAAATACGAAAGACCAATCGCTCTTCCTTCGTCATTTTCCCAAAGAATATTTTGAAAATAATCATTGGCAACTTCATGTATTTTATAAAGAATATCTCTTTCAGACTGAGCATTTTTTGCTTCTTCAGAAAACTCGCGCTGATCTTCTGCAATCTCAATTCCGTATTTTTTTGCAGCGTGACGAAGTGCTTCAGGATAGGTAAAGTTTTCGATTTCCATTAAAAAAGAAATCGCCGTCCCTCCTTTTCCGGTTGAGAAATCTTTCCAAATCTGTTTGCTTGGAGAAACAACAAAACTTGGCGATTTTTCTTCATGAAACGGGCTTAAACCCTTAAAATTTGATCCCGCTCTTTTCAGCTGTACATATTCGCCAACAATCTCCTCTACTCGGATTGTGGAAAATATTTTATCTATCGTCTCTTTGGAAATCATGCTGCAAAAATAAGTAAATTTAAATTGAAGTAACAGTAAGAAATTGAGATCTTCAAACTTATATTTCAATGAAAATTTCAAAAACTGAAATTAATATTGAATGATTATATTTAGCAATCAAGATTTTTAGATTATGAAGATTTTAAAAAGAATTTTATTGTCGATATTTTCAATAGGTAGTATTTTTTTACTCTATATAGAATTTGGTGGAAACTTTGTGTTGGATAAAAATGCCAAGAAAATTATTACATTTGATATAAGAACTAGTAGAAAATTGCCATCAAACATTACTTTATTTTATAATACGATTTACAAAAACTCTTTATCGAAAAATTCATGGGATTTCTTTCTAACTTCAGATTCCTCTCAAAAAGATTGTCCATGTTATCTAATGACACATAGAATAATGCCCCAGTTAAACATTAAAAACAGATCTGCTTTTGATTATATTCTTGTAACCCGATATATTGAGCATAATTTTAGCCAAACGGAATGTTTAAATTATAATTTGAGCAAGTTTGATTTCTTAGAAAACAGAAAAGGAATTGAGAATGTTTCAAAAGCATTATTCAATAAGTCAGTTGAAAACCTAGATCCAATAGAAATAGCAGAAATATTTGCATTATTCGAGCAACCTCTAAAAAATAACAGAAATAGAAACCCTGAAAATACTAAAAAAAGAACTGAACACTTCTATCATCTATATTTAAACAATAAACAATTCTAATTGAAATAGATAAAAAACTACATTATTAATAATTTTCACACTCATCGACCTCTCATTCCTGACAACTTTCTCACATTCATTATTACATTAAAAATCACCATTCATAGAGCTTGATTTAAATCATATCTTTTATTTTAATTAATTCTAAATAAAAATAATAAGTTTACAGCACGAAAATTTATGTATGATGACAAATCGATTTTTTAAGCTGTTGAAAAAGACAGCTACAAAAACAAAACTCAGCTTAATAGGAGCTTTAGTTTTGTCAGGCTGGCAAATAAATGCCCAAACAGTTTCCCTTTATTCTTTTTCACAAAGCTCGGGAACTTACACTACTCTATCAAACCCAACTAATATTGCTGTTGCTACAGCGAGCTCAGGAGCTGGTTTTTTGGATGAAAATGTTTACACGCTCGACAATGTTATTCCGTTTCAGTTTTCATTTAATGGCAGTACTTATAATTCGGTAAAAGTTCATGCGAATGGGTTTATCAGTTTTGGAGCTACAACTTCTAATTCTACAGATCCTATTTCTTCAGGTTTGGCTTATTCAGGAGTGATTTCACCTTTAGGAGCAGATTTAGCCTCAATGTTTGATATTAATAATTTATCAAGTTCAATTGATTATTCTGTGGTAGGAACTGCTCCCAATCGTGAATTTATAGTTCAGTGGAGCCATTTCAGACCTTATTCTTCCAATCCCACAGCAAATACTTATCACGATTGGAATTTCCAGGCTAGATTGCATGAAAACGGAACCATAAAATATGTTTATAGCATGGCTTATCAGGGAACACCAGGTGCTACGAACGCAAAAGTAGGTTTAAG
The sequence above is a segment of the Chryseobacterium turcicum genome. Coding sequences within it:
- the dnaG gene encoding DNA primase; protein product: MISKETIDKIFSTIRVEEIVGEYVQLKRAGSNFKGLSPFHEEKSPSFVVSPSKQIWKDFSTGKGGTAISFLMEIENFTYPEALRHAAKKYGIEIAEDQREFSEEAKNAQSERDILYKIHEVANDYFQNILWENDEGRAIGLSYFRERELKDDIIKKFQLGFSPEKKNSFTEFALEKGYSKEILEKSGLSIFPENAPNGIDRFRERVMFPIHSFSGRVLGFGARILRNNIKTAKYLNSPETEIYHKSNVLYGLNQSKQAISRKNICLLVEGYMDVISLHMSGIENVVASSGTSLTTEQIKLIKRLTENVTILFDGDNAGIKASFRSIDMLLTEGMNIRVLLFPDGDDPDSFARKHPQEYVEKFIENQALDFIDFKAEILLKEVGNDPIKKAEAIRDIVKSVGFVQNALKREVYLKEVSNKFGLSEQSLFNELDVQRQVTQNQNQHVQQQKDNAAPVKMEIVPFDEEKGDPFLYDVLFMENKLVDHMLMFGDVVLKRKDDNNTDYQITVIEEILHHFEEEQYQFLVKGNEIIINQVKDGIQNDELRSGSFFVSFMDEKITTKVVDALLPLDDLENWSSRNIHPPNYGDKVADQIKGDVLLHKYRYIDYLIKETIAELEKYSNSDEVKYFELIKKITMLKQASIRLSEIIEYSPIKGIYVDRKR
- a CDS encoding transglycosylase domain-containing protein — encoded protein: MKILKRILLSIFSIGSIFLLYIEFGGNFVLDKNAKKIITFDIRTSRKLPSNITLFYNTIYKNSLSKNSWDFFLTSDSSQKDCPCYLMTHRIMPQLNIKNRSAFDYILVTRYIEHNFSQTECLNYNLSKFDFLENRKGIENVSKALFNKSVENLDPIEIAEIFALFEQPLKNNRNRNPENTKKRTEHFYHLYLNNKQF
- the clpP gene encoding ATP-dependent Clp endopeptidase proteolytic subunit ClpP gives rise to the protein MDIKKEFRDFSTKHLGNSGLATDQYMGMYGPTNLTPYIMEERRLNVAQMDVFSRLMMDRIIFLGTGIDDQVANIVTAQLLFLESADPSKDIQIYINSPGGSVYAGLGIYDTMQIIKPDVATICTGIAASMGAVLLVAGEKGKRSALKHSRVMIHQPSGGAQGVASDMEINLREMLKLKKELYDIISEHSGQTYEWVEKASDRDYWMTSTEAKDFGMVDEVLQRTKEKK